TAACTCTATCCATTTTAACAAGAGTTCTTCCACATCCACACTTACCCCTTGTGAGTTTAGTTACATCTTTTGTTCTAAAACGGATTAAGGGAGTACCTTCACGTGTTAATGTCGTTAAAACAAGCTCTCCCTTTTCACCATCCGGCAGCACATCATGGGTATCAGAATCTATGATCTCTGGATAAAAATGATCTTCAGAAATATGAAGTCCGTCCCTTTCGCTGCATTCAAGACCTACTCCTGGCCCAATTACCTCAGTAAGTCCATATATATTGTATGCCGGTGCTTTAAACCTTTTTTGGATCTCCTGACGCATTTCTTCTGTCCACATTTCCGCACCAAAACCTATAGCCTTAAGGCCAATAGTTTTCGTATCAATCCCTTCTTCTTCAATTTCTTCAGCAAGATATAACCCATATGAAGGTGTAAAAATCATGACACTTGTTCCAAAGTCCTGCATGATTTCAATCTGGCGTTTTGTCTGCCCTGTTGAAATTGGTATAACAGTTGCGCCCATTTTTTGGGCACCGTAATGCACCCCAAATCCACCGGTAAATAAACCATAACCGTGAGTATTTTGAATTATATCATCGTCAGTTACTCCAAACATACATAGACCACGTGCCATAACTTCGCCCCAAATTTCAAGGTCTCCTCGAGTGTACCCAGACACGGTTGGTTTTCCTGTTGTCCCTGAAGAAGTATGCACTTCCACAATCTCCTTTCTAGGCACTGCAAACATTCCAAATGGATAAGCATCCCTTAAATCGTCCTTTGTAGTAAATGGGAGCTTTTCAATGTCTTTAAGAGTTTTAATATCCTCAGGTTTAACACCCAGTTCATCAAAACGCTTTTTATAATATGGAACGCTTTCATATGCTCTTTTCACTGCCATTTGTAGTCTTTCAAGTTGTAATGCTTCTTTATCGTTTTCTGACATGCACTCTGCTTTTTCATTCCAAATCATCTTATCCCCTGAGTTAATTGATTAGTAGCCAGTAGATTAAAAATGAATTTTCCTTACTTTAGGAAAAATATCTAATTTAATGTAATTAGAAGAAAGTTATAAAACTTGTTATAAATTTTAAATGTAAACTACCATCTTACTTACTAAATTTAATTTCAAATAAAAAAAATGGTACTCCAATTTTGCCGATGCCCCCACTGAAATAGAAATATTATTCAGATTATGGATTCAGAATTAATATTTCTCTAAATTTTCAACCGCATTACTTTATTCAAATACTTTTACACCAGCCATAATTATGTTTTATATAACAAAAAATAGGGACTACTCAATTGATTTAGTACCCCATGCCTTGTTTTATGGTCAATAAAAGGGCATATTACATGGCAGCAAAATAGTATGAAGTTATACGCAAAAATGCACTTAAACAAAAGTGTTACGGCTTTATATATAAAGTAAACTTAATAGCAATTATTAAAAGGAAAAATATTCATGTTTTTCATGCTTATTTTTAATATTTTCATAATTTTAATAAATTATGATTGATTACTGGTTAAAATAGGCTAAAATTTGGATAATTTTAATTAATGGAGGTTATTAAGTGGATTTATTTGCATTAATTGTTGTAGCACTGGTTTATCTCCTTATAATAGGATATGTAGGTTACATAGCATGGAAGCGAACCAAAAGTGCTGATGATTATATGGTTGCTGGAAGAGAAACTCACCCATATATCATGGCCCTCAGTTATGGTGCAACGTTTATCAGTACTGCAGCAATTGTAGGATTTGGTGGTGTAGCCGCCAATTATGGTATGGGAATTTTATGGCTTGTATTTTTAAACATCATTATAGGAATTTTTATAGCGTTTGTATTCTTTGGAAAACGTACCCGAAAAATGGGGCATAACTTAAATGCCCTCACATTTCCAGAATTCCTTTCGCGCCGTTTCGATAGTAAATTTATTCAGTACTTCTCTGGAGCTGTAATATTTGTTGGAATGCCTTTATACGCATCAGCAGTTTTAATTGGTATGGCAAGATTTGTTCAAACAACTCTTCAAATTGATTATAACATAGCTTTAGTTGTAATGGCCCTTATTGTGGCAGTATATGTTATATTTGGAGGTATAAGAGGAGTAATGTATACTGATGCCCTTCAAGGAACCATTATGTTCTTTGGAATGCTTATTCTACTAATTACTATTTACTGGCTTACAGGAGGCGTTACCGCAGGTAACCAGGCCCTCACAAATCTAGTCAATATTGTACCTGCCAGCGCCACAGCAAATGCTACGGCCACAGGATTTACAGGATGGACTTCCATGCCGGCATTAGGCAGTCCATTCTGGTGGACTCTGATTTCAAGCCTTATTTTAGGTGTTGGTATAGGTGTTTTATCACAGCCGCAGCTTGCAGTAAGGTTCATGACAGTTAAATCCAACAAAGAACTGAACAGAGCTGTAGCGATAGGTGGTCTCTTCATATTCATGACCACATTTGCAGCGTACATCGTAGGGTCTCTCTCCAATGTTTATTTCTTCCAGCATACAGGAATGACCGCAGTTCAAGCTGCTGGGGGTAACCTTGATTCAGTCATACCTACATTCATCAGCGCTGCCATGCCTTTATGGTTCGCATATGTGTTTATGATTGTTCTGCTTTCAGCAGCTATGTCTACACTTTCTGCCCAGTTCCACGTGCAGGGTACTGCTCTTGGAAGGGACATATATGAAACTATATCCAATAAGAAAAGAGGATCTTCAGTAAATGTAGCCCGCATAGGTATCCTAATAGCAGTTATAATAGCAGTAATTCTTGGATTTATCCTTCCGGGGAGTATAGTTGCTGTAGGAACATCAATATGGTTTGGTATAACCGCTGCAGCATTCCTTTCAATATACACGGCTGCTATATACTGGAAGAAAGCTACAAAAGCGGGAGTTATTGCAGGACTCGTATTTGGAACTTTTGCCAGTTTCTTCTGGTTAGTATTCCAGTACAAAAAATCAGCAGAGGCACTTGGTATTTGCAAGGCACTTACAGGTAATACAGTTCTTATAACTGCAAGTCCATGGCCTACTATAGACCCTATTGTCATAGGTCTTCCGGTAGCAGCAATTGTAACTATCATAGTGTGTTTAATTACCAAACCTCCAAGTAAAGAACACTTAGACAAGTGCTTTAACGGAATAAAATAAATTTATTTTAGGGGATTATCCCCACCTATCTTTTTTATTTTCAATTCAAAATTTTAATAAATATTGCACCTCATACTAAAATCAACTAAAATCATTAATTCTGGTTTTTATTATGGAAAGAAAAGCATTTGATGTCAAAAAACATGATTTTAAAGAATGGGACTCCCTATTTAATAATCCACAGCCCATAACAATTAAAAGTTTCATTACAGGATATGTAAT
This Methanobacterium bryantii DNA region includes the following protein-coding sequences:
- a CDS encoding phenylacetate--CoA ligase family protein, producing the protein MIWNEKAECMSENDKEALQLERLQMAVKRAYESVPYYKKRFDELGVKPEDIKTLKDIEKLPFTTKDDLRDAYPFGMFAVPRKEIVEVHTSSGTTGKPTVSGYTRGDLEIWGEVMARGLCMFGVTDDDIIQNTHGYGLFTGGFGVHYGAQKMGATVIPISTGQTKRQIEIMQDFGTSVMIFTPSYGLYLAEEIEEEGIDTKTIGLKAIGFGAEMWTEEMRQEIQKRFKAPAYNIYGLTEVIGPGVGLECSERDGLHISEDHFYPEIIDSDTHDVLPDGEKGELVLTTLTREGTPLIRFRTKDVTKLTRGKCGCGRTLVKMDRVTGRTDDMMKIRGVSVFPSQIEKALLRIDEVEPHYQIIVTRPHLMDEVEVQVEASESLFSDEIKELVGIREKIEDYIHSEIGLRVKVTLVEPKTLPRSEGKAVRVIDKREL
- a CDS encoding sodium:solute symporter family protein, translating into MDLFALIVVALVYLLIIGYVGYIAWKRTKSADDYMVAGRETHPYIMALSYGATFISTAAIVGFGGVAANYGMGILWLVFLNIIIGIFIAFVFFGKRTRKMGHNLNALTFPEFLSRRFDSKFIQYFSGAVIFVGMPLYASAVLIGMARFVQTTLQIDYNIALVVMALIVAVYVIFGGIRGVMYTDALQGTIMFFGMLILLITIYWLTGGVTAGNQALTNLVNIVPASATANATATGFTGWTSMPALGSPFWWTLISSLILGVGIGVLSQPQLAVRFMTVKSNKELNRAVAIGGLFIFMTTFAAYIVGSLSNVYFFQHTGMTAVQAAGGNLDSVIPTFISAAMPLWFAYVFMIVLLSAAMSTLSAQFHVQGTALGRDIYETISNKKRGSSVNVARIGILIAVIIAVILGFILPGSIVAVGTSIWFGITAAAFLSIYTAAIYWKKATKAGVIAGLVFGTFASFFWLVFQYKKSAEALGICKALTGNTVLITASPWPTIDPIVIGLPVAAIVTIIVCLITKPPSKEHLDKCFNGIK